CGAgttcggagtaaaaagttataccCGTTTTAGTAAGGCCCTATCAGACAGGCGAAGGTTCACGGATGACTATATGGCCATTGAAGTTTTTCACGGATAGTGGAACCTTAAACGGTCCTTGAAGACTTCCTTGAAGGGTACTCCGTCAGTTTTTTAAGCttgggtcattttggtctttccccTATGCGTTTGGTACTTAAACTAAGCCTACACCACAATGTTTTCACCTAGTTAAGGGCTTAGAAAGTGTTAATAGCTCTTTTACGCTATTAACACTTCAAGTCATTAGGGAAAGGTTTCAAGAGGaaaaaatctagggtttcaagcgtTCTTCGAGCTTCGTCGATTTCGTCAAGAAcattgttcttccaggtatgtaaggctatcatagtgttagATTAGTTTGTCCTCActccctacatctactttcaaattagtAAACGAGTAATCTAGGGTTCTATCCTTATCCTTAGATTTAAGTATTCTTGAGGTGAGTTGATattgagttttgagttcttgagttactGATTATTGAATTCTATGTTCTGATCATTGAGTTGCTATATCTTGCATTGAGATTATTGAGTTGATTGTACATGTCTATTTCCATCATGAATCCTATTTTCTGAATATTCATTGAGTTCttattgagaatcttttaaacaCAACATAATtgtttaaactgagttttgagaaagtaaagagaagtttgagaaagagcttaACCAAGATTTAAGCAAGAgtataaggggtcgtttggtgtgatggaTAAGGGGAATTAATCCCAGGATAAATTTTAAGTACCCTTTATTTCATTGTTTGGTTGCAAAGCTTGGGATAACTTACCCCAAGGAATTAGTGCctggataagttatccctcatattgggtggtatagtaatcccaagataacttatcccgggataaaataggtaaatgacaaatatgtccttttaaatcctttttatacatcattttttcacatttatgtatatttacattttttttaataccatgtataataatatttactactccttatttttatgataattatacatatttttctattaaaaaattatactatataaatataatttttatttattaatttatttgactaattcttatgtttattttattttgatttctcataaattttcttctctttaataaacttaagagggaagttctatttttaagctaaataagaaaaaaagttatatttttaaatacacatGGTATTTATCATGggaatacataaacaaaaatatttaagttaaataaaataaaagttttatttttaaaaaatgaataactaaagcttgcaaagaaaaatttcaaaagtttaaataaagtgaagggtaattttgtaaacaaacaacttattcttaaaatttatcaatatatatattattttgaatacaacaaaccaaacactcaataagaaataatctcagGACAACTTATCCTATCATAACtcatattcaaaccaaacgacccctaagggAACCAAGTATTTtccaaatatttcatttttacatgaataaaagaatattattttgaaaaaagttaaaagagtttTCAGAAAGATTGAGTACAGTGCAATTACCTCTTAAAGAGGCCTCTTTAATTTTGAGTAGTTATCTCAACCCggaatatatttttacattgagCAAAAAGAAATCTTGTTTTCTAAATGAGTAATGAGTTTCAGAGATATttcagagcagttacctcttttaagagaatagtttgagaaattatctcaaaccagagaaagagtatgttttatacatttgagcaagagtatatattattgggagtagtattaagcaccgatatgggggagagtttagacaactcacaaccctcATAAACTATGTCTTGCCAACATAGGTACAagatcataatttttagatgaatccttattgcttagtggatccacttagttgagaagTTTTATATTCCGGCACgatataagacagttctggagCGTGgacaagacgatgtatcatcacgtagctcatagtgatggttgtcagttagagaatctcccaatagagttaaagtgtatttttttttatatatcacttattatctTGAAttcagagatgagaaagtattttgtaaagctttaaatgatttaactcctttatttctttacatttagATTGAGTACATTGTTATATATTACATTCCTTTTTTTAAGTTATTTCGCctcagctatattacatactcgtacattgaAATGTATTGATGTCCtactgcatctttttatgatgcataaATAGGTGTTCAAGATCATTAACAAGCGCTCCATTGAGATCATTCGACACTCCAGACAGTTTCGGTGAGCTTCATTGCATTCCAGAAAACTTCACATCTACTCTCAATTTAGTTGTTTTGAGGCGTCGTGGATGCCTATTTTAAacattagaggcttcatagatggaTAAAGTTGAGGAGTCTCTGAGTACTTTCTTTCCTTAAAGATGTTTTGCAAACTATTATGATTATTGAAATGAGTACTTTTCAAGTTGAGTTTTATTTTGAGATCAAATTCTGTTTTAAGCCTATTATTGCTAACTGCTAAGTAGTCAGCATGCCGATGGTTCACTTGGGGATGAagaatggttctcgagtgccggccacgtctagggtgtaggctcggggcgtgataaaagagttgtgactttttcgaaatGTTGTAagttttttgatgagttgtagCTTTTTCGAAGGGTTATGACTTTTTTGAACAGTTGAGAGTTTTCTAACAAGGACAATAAACACATGTTCATACTATCCTTTTTTTACTACAAATAGAGGGGTTTAATGTactcaatttcttcttctttcatcttgatttttgatttgatttttttattattatatattattattatttttgaatattttgtatttatctCTATTAGGCCTTTTTAATCAAGTTTTCTATAAAAAgatgtatttttatttgtactTAAAATAATAGttcaaattgttgaaattttaaaatagttatacTATTTAGCATGGGATACACATGCAATACACATGTTCGAAActaatacataataaattatgatattcacaatacaaatttttttaatacatgcataagcatgattaagaatataattccCCCTAAAAGtgtaaaaaactaaaaaacatataaatgatatttttataaataaatactatattttaaatgtacaaATTCTATTCTTATACATTTAAAATGGAAATAAGTCATAATATAAATACGCACTactataaagaaaagaaaaagcaGGAGAAAAAGCAACAAATTATAGTATATTTCCATTTCAAGTGGGGACAAGAAGAATGGGTCCCACATATTACACCTTCTTCCCCTGTccatttccctttttttttctctctccttaaCTTTTTTATcagattatatttttattgatattttattgtTATCAGAAACTCAACTATTCAACAGCATACAATCCTAAAAAAACCAATCCCCTTGCCCTCACACACACACAGACAGTAGACACAGATTCTGGAAAAAGGTCCTTTTCTTGTTCAGGTTGTTTTGTTGTATGGTCTAAAAGCTGCTTGctaaacaataaattaaagggTTTATCTAGAACTTGCTAATCTTTGTTTGGTCAGCTTCACAGTTTTTATATCAGGTAAAAATGGTTGCTTTattgaaaattcttttttttttctagtcaAATGGGGTTGCTTGTTCTTCATATGGTGTTCTGTTGTTTGATCTGTTTGTGGGTTGCTGAAATTTTTggattttctcataattttatGGCTCATTTTGAGAATTTTGCTGTTTATGTGtgctttttcatattttcttggagtagttttctttgttcttGTGTGAAAGTCTCTAAATCTGCAGCTTGGGCTATATTcgactttttttctttgttggtTTAATTTCCCACCCACCCACCATATGTTTTGCTGctgaatttttgttttgaatggatttGTGGTTGGTTTAGTTGATAGAGCTTTTCCCCAGCTCACATAATATTATTGAGTCCGGATATAGTAGGAGGGTTGCGGTAAGATCCttttagatactcaacttaaatAGAGAAATAGGAAAAAGATCCCGAGTAATTGGAATTGAGAGATTGATAGATTTGTGCTTGCCTGACAGAAAAAGATGTTGCTTCTTGCTGTAGCTAGTGATGCTTAGAAATAACTCGCCAAAGTTCTCCACGTTTTGTTTGATTCTCTGTTGCAACTTGTTTGTGGCAGCTTTCCCCTTTTCTGAGTGAAGTGGCATACTTTATCATTCACATTTTCTGTTCTCTGTAATAGTTAGTGTTCCATTTAAAGTGGAATTTTGATTTAGTGCTCTTTCGTTTTGCCTCTCTATCACCCAAGGTAGGGTAAGACTCCACTCGTGGGATTAAACtgtatatgttgttgttgctgctatCTCGGTTtgaattcttcaattttcgtgaGAAGGTGAATTTTCATTTTGGATAAGCAAACATCACAGAATGTGAAAGATGTAGTTGTATTCTTTCTTAAAACTTCTTGCTTTTCATTTGGATTTTAATTAATGCAGATTCTGTTCCCTGGTACATCATAAGCACAAATTGTTTGAGCAATCTGTATGTACGTGCTCAACTAGGAAGCAACTTCTATTGCTTAAATTCTAAGCTTTTCTGCTGAAGAAGATTTACAGacagtctttttttttaaaatcttagaTTAGTGAGGAGAAGTGATGGGGCATATATGTGAATTCTGTGGGGAGCAGCGGTCAATTGTATATTGCCGGTCTGATGCAGCTTGCTTATGTTTGTCGTGTGATCGCAATGTGCATTCTGCCAATGCCCTTTCACAGCGCCATTCCAGGACACTTTTATGCGAAAGATGTAATTCACAACCAGCTATTGTTAGACGTGTTGAGGAGAAGGTTTCTCTTTGCAAGAACTGTGATTCGATTGGTCATGCTGGTTCTAGTACAGGTTCCATGCATAATAGACAAGCACTTAGTTCTTATACTGGATGCCCTTCCGCTGCAGAACTCTCTACTATCTGGTCATTTCTCCTAGATAACCCTTTAGGTGGTGATTCAACTTGTGAGAAGGGAATGGGTTCAATGAGCATCACTGACAACCGACCTACGGATAGCCAAGCTCCTCAAGGAACGTTCAGCTCTCAAGATGCATCTGCTACAGTTGAAGTGAGTGAAATGCATACCCCAAACAAATCAAGTGTATTGGTGGGATCCTCCATGCTTACTCTTGGCAACAAACTAAACAAGGCGGAGCAAATTGTTGGATCTGTGAATTTCTCTTCATCAAAGGTAATCTAggttttaaaagatatattataATGAGAAGCTAATAATTCTTGCTGATATGTCGCGGATCTGATAGTTCTGTTTTCCTGGACTTCGATTTGATAGCAATGACGATCAATAAGTTAGTCAACCACTAGTGGGCTCATGAAGCTGAGGTTGTCTTGCACCTTGTTGTTCCTCTGGAATCTTTCAACAAACTTCAGCTTTGATTTTCCAGTGCCCAGCTCCTTTTTTAATGCTAATTGCTACCTGAGATTAGTGAAGTAGTAACAGGTCTAAAAATGTTGAGGAAGATGAACTGTGATTTATGATTCTTTCTTCTGCCTTATGGGAGAATTCCATATTCGTTTTCAAGCATTTGATTGCGCTGCCTCATTTTATTATGTTATGCTTGAGAATGGTTATCCACAATGTGTGTTACCTTATTGCTGTTAAATCATTTGACACAAGATTTCTTGGAAGTTGCTTATGTTGTTATTATTCTTGCATAGGGCTGTTATTCTGGAGTAAAAGGCTCAACTATATATGAGGATGATCCATTCTCTCAAGATTTCAATATGGATGAAGTGgacttgagttttgaaaatTATGAAGAGCTATTTAGTGGTTCTCTTGATAATCCAAATCAGCTATTCGAGAATGATGACATTGATGGATTATTTGGGACGAAAGATATGTCAGTTTCTGATTCCAGCTGCCAGGATGCCATCGCTGTCGAGGTCATTCTTACTATTAAGTATTAACATTATTAGTTCTGCATCTGTTGAAATCCATGCAAACTTAGATTTTCTGAGGCTATATCAGGTAGTCATATTATTACATTTACTTTTGGCCCTATATAGGAGTCTTTTAGGCCTATGGGCGATTTTTATGCAAGGAGAATATAGAGTACTTTTAGTACTTTTTATCTTTactataattttgtataatgtTAGCGTGAGATGAATTTAAATGGAGAAACATGGCCACTGAGACGTAGTAGTTGTTCTCGAGAACTTCAACACTGCTAAGAGAGCATAATTCTTACCATCAGGAAAGTTTTCCACTGTCATCTAAAAATATGTGGCATGTGACTGACCCAATATTATCACATACATCTACTTTAAGATTCTAGAAACTAGATTATTTTGCATCATGAAGGATGTTTCCCTCCTAAATCACTTTGTGACATTGAGGTTCCAGTTGATTATATCAGGCattttgtgttatattatgggCAGGATTCACAAAGAACTAATTTCTCAAACCTTTTGATTCTCATACTTGGAAATTTCTTATTCTTGTGCTGTTTCttcttttagtttttggtttatgTCTCTGTTTTTGTTGCTAGAACTTTGACCAAAATGCCAAATATTGTGTATTTGGATGcattttatgaatttataatGTGTGGTGCCAAATATTGTGTATTTGGATGcattttatgaatttataatGTGTGGTAGGTTTATGTTTTCGCTATGAGCAAAGGAAATATATGTGTTTAACTGTTAAAGCAGGTAGACCTCTGGTTCCCCTTTTCtagtaaaaaattattgtgGACAAGAGTTGATAGAATATTCATTTGTATAGTTGATTTAAGAGTGTTAAACAACTTCTAGTGAAAATGCCTCTCCATAATGTTAACTGGATACATTATCTCTTagcttccttttcttttgtattcttgtttgtatatgaaggtccttttttctcttattaAAGGATAGGGATAGGGCTTGGTAGCAAACTAGTCAAGAAGCAGCAGATACATTACTTCCTAAATATTCATTCAAGTATCCATAATGCATAGATCTTTTTGCTCACTCCCTCTGATCCATCCCAGTTTATGCGTtcgtaacaatttaactataaacttCTCATTTTAACCTTATTGagatgatttacagccacaacTTCCatgacttattttagaccataaGTTTCAAAAAGTGTTTCTTTCACTCTTAAACTCCATGCCCAGTCAAACAccttcacataaattgagacggaggcAGTGTTTTTTATAAGGTATTGATAATGCATAGATGTGGGAACTGTATTTATTGATAGCAGTTGAATCAATAACATGATATCCATTGTTTAGAAGTTGTCTGCTGGCAAGTGATTATAGACATTCTAAATCCATGATCGGATCTGGTAAAGATTGTATTATTCTGCACATgcaaatcctttttttttttccgggGATGAAACTGATTTGTTAAGATATTTCCAcgaaattcttcttcttttctatgTTCCCAAGTATCAGGAGCTGATACTGATGAAAACTTTGGGTCGAGGCAAGATTGATTTAGTTCTGCCCATGTTTTGATTTTACTGCATGGATATGAAATAGATCCCACTTCCCAG
The DNA window shown above is from Solanum stenotomum isolate F172 chromosome 6, ASM1918654v1, whole genome shotgun sequence and carries:
- the LOC125867884 gene encoding zinc finger protein CONSTANS-LIKE 10-like, giving the protein MGHICEFCGEQRSIVYCRSDAACLCLSCDRNVHSANALSQRHSRTLLCERCNSQPAIVRRVEEKVSLCKNCDSIGHAGSSTGSMHNRQALSSYTGCPSAAELSTIWSFLLDNPLGGDSTCEKGMGSMSITDNRPTDSQAPQGTFSSQDASATVEVSEMHTPNKSSVLVGSSMLTLGNKLNKAEQIVGSVNFSSSKGCYSGVKGSTIYEDDPFSQDFNMDEVDLSFENYEELFSGSLDNPNQLFENDDIDGLFGTKDMSVSDSSCQDAIAVEGSSIRRVMTMLPACSNAESAESLMSCKTEPTVYFARQASILSFSNLGGESNAGDYQECGASTMLLMGEPPWCHPCPESSLASSSRSDAVLRYKEKKKTRKFDKHVRYASRKARADVRRRVKGRFVKAGDAYDYDPVNETRSF